One genomic segment of Terriglobia bacterium includes these proteins:
- a CDS encoding haloacid dehalogenase-like hydrolase — MVDMADKLIKRYLFASDFDQTLSFNDSGHVLSELLGIPPEEFKRKATGMAKLNLVQQGAELAYLLLHDPQFRRCRREHLHQVGKRIPLKENIGLLYQILASGIDGYHFDFFVLSAAPVEIVQSALEGIVPADHIYGSEFQYNSAGEIERIVRTTAGYGKVACLDQLQARLQIGPDHVIFAGDGSSDVHAMLHVNGRDGLTIAVSETSNVTQIAKRTVISANALAMLLPILERIVGWNPTQIRDFFESHGLLVQEWARVRTDWLTLRPAAPPEIAQSAGAE; from the coding sequence ATGGTGGATATGGCCGACAAGCTCATAAAACGGTACTTATTCGCCAGCGACTTTGACCAGACGCTGAGCTTCAATGATTCGGGGCACGTTCTAAGCGAACTGCTCGGCATTCCGCCCGAGGAGTTCAAACGCAAGGCCACCGGGATGGCGAAGCTGAACCTGGTGCAGCAAGGGGCGGAGTTGGCGTACCTGCTGTTGCACGACCCGCAGTTCCGCCGCTGCCGGCGCGAGCACCTGCACCAAGTCGGGAAGCGCATTCCGCTGAAGGAGAATATCGGGCTGCTGTACCAGATCCTGGCCAGCGGCATTGATGGTTATCATTTCGATTTCTTCGTGCTGTCGGCGGCGCCGGTGGAGATCGTGCAGTCGGCGCTGGAAGGAATTGTGCCGGCGGACCACATCTACGGCTCGGAATTCCAGTACAACAGCGCGGGCGAGATCGAGAGGATCGTGCGCACCACCGCGGGCTACGGCAAGGTCGCCTGCCTCGACCAACTGCAGGCCAGGCTGCAGATCGGGCCCGACCATGTCATCTTCGCCGGCGACGGCAGCTCCGATGTCCACGCCATGCTGCACGTGAACGGGCGGGATGGATTGACGATTGCGGTGTCGGAGACGAGCAACGTGACGCAGATCGCGAAGCGCACGGTGATCAGCGCCAACGCGCTCGCCATGCTGCTGCCGATCCTGGAGAGAATCGTCGGTTGGAATCCTACGCAGATCCGGGACTTCTTCGAGTCGCATGGCCTGCTGGTGCAGGAGTGGGCCCGGGTGCGCACGGACTGGCTGACGCTCCGTCCCGCCGCGCCGCCGGAAATCGCGCAGAGCGCAGGCGCGGAATAA
- a CDS encoding glycine C-acetyltransferase, giving the protein MAPAARTNPLSYLSDQLNELKNKGTYFRLRVLEDEQAPECTFDGKHVINLASNNYLGLTTHPKLRAAALEATRQYGVGSGAVRTIAGTMKIHMALEEKIARFKNVEASVVFQSGFAANSGTVSAVLGKDDFIISDELNHASIIDGARLSKAKILVFRHKDVAHAEEQLKSVANQPGRKLLITDGVFSMDGDIAPLPALCDLAEKYGAIMMVDDAHASGVLGKNGRGTIDHFGMHGRVDIQVGTLSKAIGALGGYVCGTRDLIEFLYHRGRPFLFSTSHPPSVAATCIAAFEVLEQEPERIEKLWENTRYFKKELGNLGFDIGGRNTPRSETPITPIITGEGRLAMEFSRELFKEGVMATGIAFPTVPEGKARIRTIMSATHTREELDKALAVLGRVGKRLGIIS; this is encoded by the coding sequence ATGGCACCGGCCGCCCGCACCAACCCGCTCTCCTATCTTTCCGACCAATTGAACGAGCTCAAGAACAAGGGCACTTACTTCCGCCTGCGGGTGCTGGAGGACGAGCAGGCCCCGGAGTGCACCTTCGACGGCAAGCACGTCATCAACCTCGCGTCGAACAACTATCTCGGCCTGACCACGCACCCCAAACTGCGCGCGGCGGCGCTGGAGGCTACGCGCCAGTACGGCGTTGGATCGGGCGCGGTGCGCACCATCGCCGGCACCATGAAAATCCACATGGCACTGGAGGAGAAGATCGCGCGCTTCAAGAACGTGGAAGCCAGCGTGGTTTTTCAATCGGGTTTCGCCGCGAATTCCGGCACGGTGTCGGCGGTGCTGGGCAAGGACGACTTCATCATCTCCGACGAACTCAACCACGCCTCCATCATTGACGGCGCGCGGCTTTCGAAGGCCAAGATCCTGGTCTTCCGCCACAAGGACGTGGCGCACGCGGAAGAGCAACTGAAGTCAGTCGCCAACCAGCCCGGGCGCAAGCTGCTGATTACCGACGGTGTCTTCTCCATGGACGGCGACATCGCGCCGCTGCCCGCGCTCTGTGATCTTGCCGAGAAATACGGCGCCATCATGATGGTGGACGACGCGCACGCTTCCGGTGTCCTGGGCAAGAATGGTCGTGGCACGATCGATCACTTCGGCATGCATGGCCGGGTGGACATCCAGGTGGGCACGCTGTCCAAGGCCATCGGCGCGCTCGGCGGCTACGTCTGCGGCACGCGCGACCTGATCGAGTTCCTCTATCACCGCGGGCGGCCGTTCCTGTTCTCCACCTCGCATCCGCCATCGGTTGCCGCCACCTGCATTGCCGCCTTCGAGGTCCTGGAGCAGGAGCCCGAACGAATCGAGAAGCTGTGGGAGAACACGCGCTACTTCAAGAAGGAACTCGGCAATCTCGGCTTCGACATCGGCGGCCGCAACACGCCCAGAAGCGAAACCCCCATCACGCCCATCATCACCGGCGAAGGACGGCTGGCGATGGAGTTTTCGCGCGAGCTGTTCAAGGAAGGCGTGATGGCCACCGGCATCGCTTTCCCCACGGTCCCCGAAGGCAAGGCGCGCATCCGCACCATCATGAGCGCCACTCACACGCGCGAGGAACTGGACAAGGCGCTGGCAGTGCTCGGCCGCGTGGGCAAGCGCCTGGGAATTATTTCTTAA
- the tdh gene encoding L-threonine 3-dehydrogenase, producing the protein MSDTMLAVVKPEPKPGAEIREVKIPAFGRTDVLVKVSVASVCGTDLHIYNWDPWAQHRIHPPLIPGHEFCGTVSAIGDEVTSVQEGDFVSAEMHVACGKCLQCRTGEAHICQHVSIIGVDRNGAFAEYVVIPESNIWKLDPAIPQEYASILDPLGNAVHTVLAGEIAAKTVAITGTGPIGLFAIAVARACGATQVFAIEVNQYRRKIAQQMKADHVLDPATQDVRQIVMDLTGGTGVDVVCEMAGHPDAIRTAFNIVRRGGRISLLGLTSKPIALNFSEDIIFKGITVQGINGRRMYQTWYQMTALLKAGKLDLHPVITDKLAMKDFNQGMERLKTGEASKILLYPNGTR; encoded by the coding sequence ATGTCGGACACCATGCTCGCGGTTGTGAAGCCCGAGCCCAAGCCGGGCGCCGAGATCCGCGAGGTCAAAATCCCCGCCTTCGGCCGCACCGATGTCCTGGTCAAGGTCAGCGTCGCCAGCGTCTGCGGTACCGACCTGCACATTTACAACTGGGACCCGTGGGCGCAGCACCGCATTCACCCGCCGCTGATTCCCGGACATGAATTTTGCGGCACCGTCTCCGCCATTGGCGACGAGGTCACCAGCGTCCAGGAAGGCGATTTCGTTTCCGCCGAGATGCACGTCGCCTGCGGCAAGTGCCTGCAATGCCGCACCGGCGAAGCGCACATCTGCCAGCACGTTTCCATCATCGGCGTGGACCGCAACGGCGCCTTCGCCGAGTACGTGGTCATTCCCGAGTCGAACATCTGGAAGCTCGACCCCGCCATCCCGCAGGAGTACGCCTCCATCCTCGACCCGCTCGGCAACGCCGTGCACACCGTGCTGGCGGGCGAGATCGCCGCCAAGACCGTCGCCATCACCGGCACGGGACCGATCGGGCTGTTCGCCATCGCCGTGGCGCGCGCGTGCGGCGCGACCCAGGTGTTTGCCATCGAGGTCAACCAGTACCGCCGCAAGATCGCCCAGCAGATGAAGGCCGACCACGTGCTCGATCCCGCCACGCAGGACGTGCGCCAGATCGTCATGGACCTGACAGGCGGCACCGGCGTGGACGTGGTCTGCGAAATGGCCGGGCACCCCGACGCCATCCGCACCGCCTTCAACATCGTGCGCCGCGGCGGACGCATCTCCCTCCTCGGCCTGACCTCCAAACCCATCGCGCTGAATTTTTCCGAAGACATTATTTTCAAGGGCATCACCGTGCAGGGCATCAACGGCCGGCGCATGTACCAGACCTGGTACCAGATGACCGCGCTGCTCAAGGCCGGCAAGCTTGACCTGCACCCGGTGATCACCGACAAGCTGGCGATGAAGGACTTCAACCAGGGCATGGAGCGCCTGAAAACCGGCGAGGCCAGCAAAATCCTGCTGTACCCGAATGGGACGCGTTGA
- a CDS encoding radical SAM protein codes for MASPAVRFRRRFNAIHRRSREWMMIAKALLSTRHPVLAHIIPMRRCNLSCSYCNEYDAVSKPVALETIFQRLDKLASLGTTIVTISGGEPLLHPELDDIIRHIRQHGMIAGLITNGYLLTADRIGRLNRAGLEHLQISIDNVDPDEVSKKSLKVLDKKLQLLAEYAEFHVNINSVVGGGIHRPQDALVIGQRARQLGFTSTIGIIHNGDGQLQPLDPVERSVYHEMKKLEKGSYSRINSFQDNIANGRPNNWRCRAGGRYLYICEDGLVHYCSQQRGYPAKPLMQYTLADVRREYLTEKSCAPHCTVSCVHQISYLDFFRSPQTTQLIPPSPAEAPDLVQIQSD; via the coding sequence ATGGCATCCCCCGCTGTACGATTCCGGCGCAGATTCAACGCCATCCATCGCCGCTCCCGCGAGTGGATGATGATCGCCAAGGCGCTGCTGTCCACGCGCCATCCGGTGCTGGCACACATCATCCCCATGCGCCGCTGCAATCTCTCCTGCTCCTATTGCAACGAGTACGACGCCGTCTCCAAGCCGGTGGCGCTGGAAACCATTTTCCAGCGCCTAGACAAGCTGGCCTCGCTGGGCACGACCATTGTCACCATCAGCGGCGGCGAACCGCTGTTGCATCCCGAACTGGACGACATCATCCGCCACATTCGGCAGCACGGCATGATCGCCGGCCTGATCACCAACGGCTACCTGTTGACCGCCGACCGCATCGGGCGCCTCAACCGCGCCGGGCTGGAGCACCTCCAGATCTCGATCGATAACGTCGATCCCGATGAGGTCTCGAAAAAGAGCCTCAAGGTGCTCGACAAGAAGCTGCAACTGCTGGCCGAGTACGCCGAGTTTCACGTCAACATCAATTCCGTGGTCGGCGGCGGCATTCACCGCCCGCAGGACGCGCTGGTAATCGGGCAGCGCGCGCGCCAATTGGGATTCACCTCGACCATCGGAATTATTCACAACGGCGACGGACAACTCCAGCCGCTCGATCCCGTCGAACGCTCCGTGTACCACGAGATGAAGAAGCTGGAAAAGGGCAGCTACTCGCGCATCAACAGCTTCCAGGACAACATCGCCAACGGCCGCCCAAACAATTGGCGCTGCCGCGCCGGCGGGCGCTATCTCTACATTTGCGAAGACGGCCTGGTGCACTACTGCTCGCAACAGCGCGGCTACCCGGCCAAGCCGCTGATGCAGTACACCCTCGCCGACGTCCGCCGCGAATACCTCACCGAAAAAAGCTGCGCGCCGCACTGTACCGTGTCGTGCGTGCACCAGATTTCCTACCTCGACTTCTTCCGCTCCCCGCAGACCACGCAGCTCATTCCGCCCTCGCCCGCCGAGGCGCCCGATCTGGTGCAGATCCAGTCGGACTAG
- a CDS encoding DinB family protein — protein MKKLLFVALALLCTTAVAQQAKPGSTAGANPVSDTVRSMLAGRAKNLTAAAEAMPADKYSYKPTEQQMTFGTLLEHIAKSNNFLCAKLANLAEPSDKISDKDPKDKLVAALKNSFDYCQTALKGVQDSQLGEPVTMWGGRQAPKAAALIGLTNDWADHYGLAATYLRLNGMLPPTAQHAPAPEKK, from the coding sequence ATGAAAAAACTTCTGTTCGTTGCGCTGGCGCTGCTGTGCACGACGGCCGTCGCGCAGCAGGCCAAACCGGGTTCCACTGCTGGCGCGAATCCGGTCAGCGATACGGTTCGAAGCATGCTCGCCGGGCGGGCGAAAAACCTGACCGCCGCCGCCGAGGCGATGCCGGCGGACAAATACTCGTACAAGCCGACCGAGCAGCAGATGACGTTCGGCACCCTGCTCGAGCATATTGCCAAGTCGAACAATTTCTTGTGTGCCAAGCTGGCCAACCTGGCTGAACCGTCGGACAAGATCAGCGACAAGGACCCGAAGGACAAGCTGGTCGCCGCGCTGAAGAACTCGTTCGACTATTGCCAGACGGCGCTGAAGGGCGTGCAGGACTCGCAACTCGGCGAGCCGGTGACCATGTGGGGAGGACGCCAGGCGCCTAAGGCGGCCGCGCTGATCGGCCTGACCAACGACTGGGCTGACCATTATGGGCTGGCGGCAACCTACCTGCGCCTCAACGGCATGCTCCCGCCGACGGCGCAGCATGCGCCAGCGCCGGAGAAAAAGTAA
- a CDS encoding putative sulfate exporter family transporter, giving the protein MKLNFTKIIFIAGLLFALTPWASPPLALAVGLVLGLMFGNPFRGQSRWFTKYLLQASVVGLGFGMNLQQILKAGRSGFIYTAVGISFAMLVGLTLGHLLKVPPTAGLLISAGTAICGGSAIAAVGPVVQADEEEMAVALGTVFILNSIALLIFPGIGASLHLTQSQFGLWAALAIHDTSSVVGAGAKYGAIALAVATTVKLARALWIVPMTLGAAAVKRRIDNNNGSRAASTPTRVPWPWFILFFVLAAVANTLAPAGAPAFHGLARLGIIGLTATLYLIGSGVSRSTLRQVGARPLIQGVLLWLIVAVASAAAIRAGWIAL; this is encoded by the coding sequence ATGAAACTGAATTTCACCAAAATCATCTTCATTGCCGGACTGCTGTTTGCCCTGACCCCGTGGGCATCGCCGCCGCTTGCTCTCGCCGTCGGATTGGTGCTTGGGCTCATGTTCGGCAATCCATTCCGCGGGCAGTCGCGCTGGTTCACGAAATACCTGCTGCAGGCATCGGTAGTCGGGCTCGGCTTCGGCATGAACCTGCAGCAAATCCTGAAAGCCGGGCGTTCGGGGTTCATTTACACCGCGGTCGGCATCAGCTTCGCGATGCTGGTCGGGCTGACGTTGGGGCACCTGCTGAAGGTGCCGCCCACCGCGGGGTTGCTGATCTCGGCAGGCACGGCGATTTGCGGCGGCAGCGCGATTGCCGCGGTCGGTCCGGTGGTCCAAGCCGATGAAGAAGAGATGGCGGTCGCCCTGGGCACGGTGTTCATCCTCAATTCGATTGCGCTGCTGATTTTTCCCGGCATAGGAGCGTCGCTGCACCTGACGCAATCGCAGTTCGGATTGTGGGCGGCGCTGGCCATTCACGACACCAGTTCGGTGGTCGGCGCGGGCGCAAAGTACGGCGCGATTGCGCTGGCCGTGGCCACCACAGTCAAGCTGGCGCGCGCGCTGTGGATCGTGCCCATGACCCTAGGCGCGGCGGCGGTAAAGCGGCGCATCGACAACAACAACGGCAGCCGCGCCGCGTCGACTCCGACGCGCGTTCCGTGGCCATGGTTCATCCTGTTCTTCGTGCTGGCGGCGGTGGCGAACACGTTGGCGCCGGCGGGCGCGCCCGCGTTCCACGGGTTGGCACGGCTGGGAATTATCGGATTGACGGCGACCTTGTACCTGATCGGCAGCGGCGTCTCGCGCTCCACGCTGAGGCAGGTCGGGGCGCGCCCGCTGATCCAGGGCGTGCTGCTGTGGCTGATCGTGGCGGTGGCCTCGGCGGCGGCCATCCGCGCCGGCTGGATCGCGCTGTAA
- a CDS encoding sulfite exporter TauE/SafE family protein → MWIVWGVLAGVVVGIFSGLLGVAGGVVLVPILLYFFKMNQKLAQGTSLAILLPPTGILAFIQYYRHGEADLKLGLVIAAGVVLGGYFGGAWAQHIPGPVLRKAFAVLLVAVAVKMFLEK, encoded by the coding sequence ATGTGGATCGTCTGGGGTGTTCTGGCCGGGGTAGTGGTGGGCATTTTTTCCGGCCTGCTGGGTGTGGCCGGCGGCGTGGTGCTGGTGCCCATCCTCCTGTACTTCTTCAAGATGAACCAGAAGCTGGCGCAGGGAACCTCGCTGGCGATCCTGCTGCCACCCACCGGCATCCTGGCATTCATTCAGTACTACCGTCACGGCGAGGCCGACCTGAAATTGGGCCTGGTGATCGCCGCCGGCGTGGTGCTGGGCGGGTACTTCGGCGGCGCCTGGGCGCAGCATATCCCTGGCCCGGTGCTGCGCAAGGCTTTTGCCGTGTTGCTGGTGGCGGTGGCGGTGAAGATGTTTCTCGAAAAGTAG
- a CDS encoding TIGR01777 family oxidoreductase, translated as MRVLVTGASGFIGSALLPALRDAGHQPVALVRRAPRQGAAEIQWDPAGAIDGAKFSGADAVVHLAGESVASGRWNEQRQARILNSRVQGTQTIAASIARANPRPRVLVSASANGIYGDTADKVVTEAEPPGSTFLAEVGRQWENATRTASDAGIRTVMMRTGMVLSGKGGALARMLPPFRMGVGGRLGDGRQWMAWIALDDLIALFLHVLTHESVRGPVNAVAPNPVTNAEFTRALGSVLHRPTPFPVPAFALRAAFGQMGEELLLASNRAVPQAALASGFQFRYPEIRGALEHVLESR; from the coding sequence ATGAGAGTTCTGGTCACCGGCGCTTCGGGATTCATCGGCTCCGCCCTGCTCCCCGCTTTGCGCGACGCGGGACACCAACCCGTTGCGCTGGTGCGGCGCGCGCCGCGTCAGGGCGCCGCTGAAATCCAGTGGGACCCCGCCGGCGCCATCGACGGCGCAAAATTCAGCGGCGCCGATGCGGTAGTGCATTTGGCCGGCGAAAGCGTCGCCTCCGGTCGGTGGAACGAGCAGCGCCAGGCGCGAATCCTGAACAGCCGGGTGCAGGGCACGCAAACCATCGCCGCCTCCATCGCGCGGGCCAATCCGCGCCCGCGCGTGCTGGTGAGCGCCTCGGCAAACGGCATCTATGGCGACACCGCGGACAAGGTGGTGACCGAGGCGGAGCCGCCCGGATCGACCTTCCTTGCCGAAGTCGGCCGGCAGTGGGAGAACGCCACGCGCACCGCCAGCGACGCCGGCATCCGCACCGTCATGATGCGGACCGGCATGGTCCTGAGCGGAAAGGGCGGAGCGCTGGCGCGCATGCTGCCGCCGTTTCGCATGGGCGTTGGCGGCCGCCTCGGTGATGGACGCCAGTGGATGGCCTGGATCGCACTCGATGACCTGATCGCGCTCTTCCTGCACGTGCTCACCCACGAATCGGTGCGCGGCCCGGTGAATGCCGTGGCGCCCAACCCGGTCACCAACGCCGAATTCACCCGCGCGCTGGGATCGGTGCTGCACCGCCCCACGCCGTTTCCCGTACCGGCGTTTGCCCTGCGCGCCGCCTTCGGTCAGATGGGAGAGGAATTGCTGCTGGCAAGCAATCGCGCCGTGCCCCAGGCGGCCTTGGCCAGTGGATTCCAATTTCGCTATCCGGAAATTCGCGGCGCTCTGGAACACGTGCTGGAAAGCAGGTGA
- a CDS encoding bifunctional (p)ppGpp synthetase/guanosine-3',5'-bis(diphosphate) 3'-pyrophosphohydrolase, with the protein MATFRQQIATNVLRVTRFRDLMKQVRAYRPNDDLDLIKKAYDFSLRYHTGQTRASGEPYLVHPLEVACVLAEIKLDTVAIAAGLLHDLVEDTSVKIEEIEKEFGDQVAHIVEGVTKISKIDFHTREERQAENLRKMMLAMVDDIRVVLIKLADRLHNMRTLQHLPEERRLAIARETLEIYAPIAHRLGMGKIRGELEDLGFPYVDPIAYQQVHEAVEARRKSGEEFLAKIESFIREKLKEAGIQARVESRIKRLYSIYLKIQRQRISVDQMYDLLAVRVITGSVQDCYAVLGMIHNLWRPVPGRIKDHIAMPRPNLYQSLHTSVIAESGTPFEVQIRTEEMHHMAEEGIAAHWKYKDGPVTARDEQRLAWLRQVVEWQRDISDPSEFLSTLKIDLYPEEVYTFTPKGKVVVLPRDATPIDFAYTVHTEVGHTCVGAKVNGRMVPLRYKLKSGDIVEILTQTGHKPSRDWLALVKSSRSRQKIKHWLNVHQRERAIEIGRKLIEKEARKYRVPLKDISEEQYQKVAGEVGLGRPDDLMAAIGYGKFSARQMLARLAPSSAAEPTPEAAPEEKPGGLLRRVFGGESGAITVKGHDDLLVYRARCCNPIRGEEIVGYVTRGKGVAVHARSCPNVVNLMYESDRRIDVEWARPAKEDGSTGYPVKLTVFCADRSGMLKQMTALISDENINIRNIEARTANSQATVDFVIDIEDLKHLERIVGGLRKIPGVHDVQRVQKI; encoded by the coding sequence ATGGCGACCTTCCGCCAGCAGATCGCGACCAACGTCTTGCGGGTCACGCGTTTCCGTGACCTGATGAAGCAGGTCCGGGCCTACCGGCCCAACGACGATCTGGATCTCATCAAGAAGGCCTACGACTTCTCCCTGCGTTATCACACCGGACAAACCCGAGCGTCCGGTGAACCCTACCTGGTGCACCCGCTGGAAGTGGCCTGCGTGCTGGCGGAGATCAAGCTCGACACCGTGGCCATCGCCGCCGGGCTGCTGCACGACCTGGTGGAAGACACCTCGGTGAAGATCGAGGAAATCGAAAAGGAATTTGGCGACCAGGTGGCGCACATCGTGGAGGGCGTCACCAAGATCAGCAAAATCGATTTTCATACGCGCGAGGAGCGCCAGGCCGAGAACCTGCGCAAGATGATGCTGGCCATGGTGGACGACATTCGGGTCGTCCTCATCAAGCTGGCGGACCGGCTGCACAACATGCGCACGCTGCAGCACTTGCCGGAAGAACGGCGGCTGGCGATCGCGCGCGAGACCCTGGAAATCTACGCGCCTATCGCGCACCGCCTCGGCATGGGCAAGATCCGCGGCGAACTGGAGGACCTGGGCTTCCCCTACGTGGATCCCATCGCCTACCAGCAGGTGCACGAGGCGGTGGAGGCGCGGCGCAAGTCGGGCGAGGAGTTCCTGGCCAAGATCGAAAGCTTCATCCGCGAAAAGCTGAAGGAAGCCGGCATCCAGGCGCGGGTGGAAAGCCGCATCAAGCGCCTGTACTCGATTTACCTCAAGATCCAGCGGCAGCGCATCTCCGTGGACCAGATGTACGACCTGCTGGCGGTGCGGGTGATCACCGGATCGGTGCAGGACTGCTATGCCGTGCTGGGCATGATCCACAACCTGTGGCGGCCGGTGCCGGGGCGCATCAAGGACCACATCGCCATGCCGCGCCCCAACCTCTACCAGTCGCTGCACACCTCGGTGATCGCCGAGAGCGGCACGCCGTTCGAGGTGCAGATCCGGACCGAGGAGATGCACCACATGGCGGAGGAGGGGATCGCCGCGCACTGGAAATACAAGGACGGGCCGGTAACGGCGCGTGACGAGCAGCGCCTGGCGTGGCTGCGCCAGGTGGTGGAGTGGCAGCGCGACATCAGCGATCCCAGCGAGTTCCTTTCCACGCTCAAGATCGATCTCTACCCCGAAGAGGTGTACACCTTCACCCCGAAGGGCAAGGTGGTGGTGCTGCCGCGCGACGCCACGCCGATTGATTTTGCGTACACAGTACATACCGAGGTGGGACACACCTGCGTCGGCGCGAAAGTGAACGGGCGCATGGTGCCGCTGCGCTACAAGCTGAAGAGCGGCGACATCGTGGAGATTCTCACCCAGACTGGACACAAGCCGAGCCGCGACTGGCTGGCGCTGGTCAAGTCGAGCCGCTCGCGGCAGAAGATCAAGCACTGGCTCAATGTCCACCAGCGCGAGCGCGCGATTGAAATCGGCCGCAAGCTGATCGAGAAAGAGGCGCGGAAATATCGCGTCCCGCTGAAAGACATTTCCGAGGAGCAGTATCAGAAGGTGGCCGGCGAAGTGGGCCTGGGCCGGCCCGACGACCTGATGGCGGCCATCGGCTACGGCAAATTTTCAGCCCGGCAGATGCTGGCGCGCCTGGCGCCCTCCTCGGCCGCGGAACCCACGCCTGAGGCCGCGCCCGAAGAAAAACCCGGCGGCCTGCTGCGGCGCGTCTTCGGCGGCGAGAGCGGCGCCATCACCGTCAAGGGGCACGACGACCTGCTGGTGTACCGCGCGCGCTGTTGCAATCCCATCCGCGGCGAAGAGATTGTCGGCTACGTGACCCGCGGCAAGGGCGTTGCGGTGCACGCCAGGAGCTGCCCCAACGTGGTCAACCTGATGTACGAATCCGACCGGCGCATCGACGTGGAGTGGGCGAGGCCGGCCAAGGAAGATGGCAGCACCGGGTATCCGGTCAAGCTCACCGTGTTCTGCGCCGACCGCAGCGGCATGCTCAAGCAGATGACCGCGCTCATCAGCGACGAGAACATCAACATCCGCAACATCGAAGCCCGCACCGCCAACAGCCAGGCAACGGTCGATTTCGTCATCGACATCGAGGACCTGAAGCACCTGGAGCGGATCGTCGGCGGGCTGCGGAAGATTCCCGGCGTGCACGACGTGCAGAGGGTGCAGAAAATCTGA
- the add gene encoding adenosine deaminase: MKATQNLPPTKDRRPSAFIRALPKAELHLHLEGSIGPDELGELILLHGGGPVDRERLAQLYRHKDFTAFLDAFKRVTSWLRTPEDYELITYRLMQKLAAENVLHAEVYVSVGVILFRGRDFDAIFDGLERGRQRGERDFGVSLLWIFDAVRHFGVVAAEKVFEKAIPLRDRNVVGIGIGGDERMAAPELFRELYARARDNGLRLTAHAGESSGPESILGALDALKAERIGHGLTAYQDCELMARLAQTQVPVEICFTSNLRTGCCVAAERHPLKTYYDLGLMVTLNTDDPAMFETSLSREYQVAQDTFGFTDAQLRELAMNSFRASFLPEQRKRALLARFQASESV; the protein is encoded by the coding sequence ATGAAGGCCACGCAAAACCTGCCGCCGACCAAAGACCGTAGGCCATCGGCGTTCATCCGCGCGCTGCCCAAAGCCGAGCTCCATCTCCACCTCGAAGGCTCCATCGGCCCCGACGAGCTCGGCGAGCTGATCCTTCTGCACGGCGGCGGGCCGGTGGATCGCGAGCGCCTGGCGCAGCTCTACCGGCACAAGGATTTCACCGCCTTTCTCGACGCCTTCAAGCGCGTCACCTCCTGGCTGCGCACGCCTGAGGATTACGAGCTCATCACCTATCGCCTGATGCAGAAGCTCGCGGCGGAAAACGTCCTCCACGCCGAGGTTTACGTTTCCGTCGGCGTGATCCTGTTCCGCGGGCGCGACTTCGATGCCATCTTCGACGGCCTTGAGCGCGGCCGGCAGCGCGGCGAGCGCGATTTCGGCGTGTCGCTGCTGTGGATTTTCGATGCGGTGCGCCACTTCGGGGTCGTGGCCGCCGAGAAGGTATTCGAAAAAGCGATCCCGCTGCGCGACCGCAATGTCGTCGGCATCGGTATCGGCGGCGACGAACGCATGGCCGCACCCGAACTGTTTCGCGAGCTCTACGCGCGCGCCCGCGACAACGGCCTGCGGCTCACGGCGCACGCCGGCGAATCCAGCGGGCCGGAGTCCATTCTGGGCGCGCTTGACGCCCTCAAGGCCGAGCGCATCGGACACGGGCTCACCGCGTACCAGGACTGCGAGCTGATGGCTCGCCTGGCGCAAACCCAAGTCCCCGTCGAAATCTGTTTCACCAGCAACCTGCGCACCGGCTGTTGCGTGGCGGCCGAGCGGCATCCGCTCAAAACCTACTACGATCTCGGACTGATGGTCACGCTCAATACGGACGATCCCGCCATGTTTGAGACCTCGCTCTCGCGCGAGTACCAGGTCGCGCAGGACACCTTCGGCTTCACCGACGCGCAATTGCGCGAGCTGGCCATGAACTCCTTCCGCGCTTCGTTTCTGCCTGAACAGCGCAAGCGCGCACTCCTGGCGCGGTTCCAGGCGTCGGAGTCTGTGTGA